GCAAGTAAAATGTATTGTGAAAGAGCTCACctcttttttattgcttaattatttcttttttcttttcctcttttttccttatgCAAACATTATTACTACAGTAAAGGAAACTaacaaaaattttctgaaatccCCTGGCCGTAAGGCATcagctgtttttactttttcctgtaTTCTCTTCCAGTCCCTGCCCATATGCAGTGATAAAAACTAGATAAAGTTTTGAAGTGAGTTTTTTTATGCCAGATGATCATAGTTCAAGGAAATTGAAGTAATTGAGATATGGGAATATCTTGGGTAATAATGGCttcttattttgattatttttctttaggaaagacACTGCTGATCCAGTAACATGGAGGATTGCCTTCATACCTCATCTGAGAATCTGTCCAAATTGGTCAGCTGGGCCCACAGCCATGGGACCATTTGCAGCCTCATTCCAAACCTGAAACACTTGCTTTCGGAAGGTTCCCATGGGAACCTGACAGCAATGTGGGGCTGTAGTGCTGGCCATGCTTATCACTGGCCACTGACAGCCACTTGCAGAGCTGGGTCCCAAGAAAGGGTCTGTTTCCAAGATAACAGAAGTTTTAACTCTGATAGTCCCAGTATAATTGGAGTGCCCTCTGAGACACAAACTAGCCCTGTTGAAAGGTACCCTGGGAGACCAGTGAAAGCGAAGCTAGACTGTAATCGGACCAGAGACTCTTGTGACTTCTCTTATTGCAGTGAGCCATCTGAACTGGATGAAGCTGTTGAAGaatatgaagatgaaaacacCCTGTTTGACATGGTTTGTGAGTCTTCTGTTACAGATGAGGATAGTGATTTTGAACCCCAAACCCAAAGGCCTCAAAGCCTTGCTCGAAAAAGGCCTGGAATaatcccttcttctctccattcAAGCTCCCAGGCTCAGATGGTTGATGAATGCAGCAGTGATGTCATcattaagaaaatcaaacaagagATTCCTGAAGATTATTACATTGTGGCAAATGCAGAGCTGACTGGAGGGGTAGACGGACCAGCCCTATCATTGACACAGATGGCAAAGCCCAAGCCTCAGACTCATGCTGGTCCCTCCTGTGTAGGGTCTGCTAAGCTGATTCCCCATGTAACATCTGCCATTGGCACAGAGCTTGACCCACATGGTGTGTCTGCCTCCCCCTCTGTGATGTCCAGACCAATCGTCCAGAAGACTGCCAGGGTATCTCTGGCTTCACCAAACAGAGGACCCCCTGGTGCCCATGGTGCCAACCAGCAGGTGGCCATGCAGATGCCTGTGAGCACATCCCATCCTAACAAACAGATCAGCATCCCTTTGTCTGCCCTGCAGCTACCTGGACAGGATGAGCAAGTTGCCTCTGAAGAGTTCCTGCCCCATCTGCCCAGCCAGGTCTCCTCCTGTGAGGTagccctttctccctctgttaATACAGAGCCAGAAGTGAGCTCCAGTCAGCAGCAGCCCCCAGTTGCTCCAACCATTACCACTGAGGCCACGGCACAGTGCATACCAGGTATGGCATGTGAGGTGACAGCAAGTCCCTCATCCACATATATCAAAGAATCCTGCGCCGTCAGCACTTCTAAAACCATTGGCTGTTTGCTAGAATTCAGGCCTTTATTGTTttcagaaagatggaaataatgaAATGTATTACATCTAGGTGATGCTGTGAGGGAAATTCATCTGAATTAAGGTCATCCATCCAGTTGTTTCCCTCAAGGCTGAGAGGACAGCTGTAGGATTATGCTGTTATTGCATGGCTAGATTTaaggtttatttcttctcttaagCTGAATTTTTGTACAGTGAAGTTATTTTTGAGAGGTTTTTAATGCTTTTCTACCAGTGTTAAGGTATTTGGTTGCTGTTTGAAGCCAAA
Above is a genomic segment from Equus przewalskii isolate Varuska chromosome 26, EquPr2, whole genome shotgun sequence containing:
- the KIAA1958 gene encoding uncharacterized protein KIAA1958 homolog isoform X4, translated to MEDCLHTSSENLSKLVSWAHSHGTICSLIPNLKHLLSEGSHGNLTAMWGCSAGHAYHWPLTATCRAGSQERVCFQDNRSFNSDSPSIIGVPSETQTSPVERYPGRPVKAKLDCNRTRDSCDFSYCSEPSELDEAVEEYEDENTLFDMVCESSVTDEDSDFEPQTQRPQSLARKRPGIIPSSLHSSSQAQMVDECSSDVIIKKIKQEIPEDYYIVANAELTGGVDGPALSLTQMAKPKPQTHAGPSCVGSAKLIPHVTSAIGTELDPHGVSASPSVMSRPIVQKTARVSLASPNRGPPGAHGANQQVAMQMPVSTSHPNKQISIPLSALQLPGQDEQVASEEFLPHLPSQVSSCEVALSPSVNTEPEVSSSQQQPPVAPTITTEATAQCIPAYSTKLNKFPVFNINDDLNDLCTSAVSPNTTKATRYALNVWRYWCMTNGLKDHTDITKIKTP
- the KIAA1958 gene encoding uncharacterized protein KIAA1958 homolog isoform X2, coding for MEDCLHTSSENLSKLVSWAHSHGTICSLIPNLKHLLSEGSHGNLTAMWGCSAGHAYHWPLTATCRAGSQERVCFQDNRSFNSDSPSIIGVPSETQTSPVERYPGRPVKAKLDCNRTRDSCDFSYCSEPSELDEAVEEYEDENTLFDMVCESSVTDEDSDFEPQTQRPQSLARKRPGIIPSSLHSSSQAQMVDECSSDVIIKKIKQEIPEDYYIVANAELTGGVDGPALSLTQMAKPKPQTHAGPSCVGSAKLIPHVTSAIGTELDPHGVSASPSVMSRPIVQKTARVSLASPNRGPPGAHGANQQVAMQMPVSTSHPNKQISIPLSALQLPGQDEQVASEEFLPHLPSQVSSCEVALSPSVNTEPEVSSSQQQPPVAPTITTEATAQCIPAYSTKLNKFPVFNINDDLNDLCTSAVSPNTTKATRYALNVWRYWCMTNGLKDHTDITKIPAVKLNELLENFYVTVKKSDGSDFLATSLHAIRRGLDRILKNAGVGFSITSSTFNSSTKKLKEKLWVLSKAGMSGARSRNIVYFSLSDEEEMWQTGCLGDDSPITLLSTVVKYNSQYLNMRTLQEHADLMYGDIELLKDPQNQPYFARTDSVKRESRSGSTRVCHGKIYHEHSRGDKQCPYCLLYKYMYIHRPPAQMEAKSPFYLTARKEATDMGSVWYEEQRMGLRSLRGIVPNLAKKVKLENCENFTFVSFTQVSRRLGSHSFCQ
- the KIAA1958 gene encoding uncharacterized protein KIAA1958 homolog isoform X1, whose translation is MEDCLHTSSENLSKLVSWAHSHGTICSLIPNLKHLLSEGSHGNLTAMWGCSAGHAYHWPLTATCRAGSQERVCFQDNRSFNSDSPSIIGVPSETQTSPVERYPGRPVKAKLDCNRTRDSCDFSYCSEPSELDEAVEEYEDENTLFDMVCESSVTDEDSDFEPQTQRPQSLARKRPGIIPSSLHSSSQAQMVDECSSDVIIKKIKQEIPEDYYIVANAELTGGVDGPALSLTQMAKPKPQTHAGPSCVGSAKLIPHVTSAIGTELDPHGVSASPSVMSRPIVQKTARVSLASPNRGPPGAHGANQQVAMQMPVSTSHPNKQISIPLSALQLPGQDEQVASEEFLPHLPSQVSSCEVALSPSVNTEPEVSSSQQQPPVAPTITTEATAQCIPDQDERAAELSREQNEKTIRSTQTALRNFREFLISKYPSETREIYVIPCKELDAYLASFFVDARQKDGSEYEPNSLANYQCGLERYLKEHRYGYSITRDKEFKRSQEALKQKQIELRCKGKGNKPHKSMKLTFADELILRKRGLLSRYNPEGLLNLVWLNNTKAFGHCTGFHGSTLKWGDIRLRVTETGLEYLEWMGQDAGDLNAKTKRGGTDSRVYATQHAPQTCPVQDYKEYAQRRPPAMRYEDAPFYLSIKPVVNLAALHWYNCQALGKNKLAKMVKTMCEKGNIPGRKTNFSVYQSCSTLSEAQSNQLVLICNNLSQQAAQSVAGRSNSGNFIVSASYDSSSDTA
- the KIAA1958 gene encoding uncharacterized protein KIAA1958 homolog isoform X3, which produces MEDCLHTSSENLSKLVSWAHSHGTICSLIPNLKHLLSEGSHGNLTAMWGCSAGHAYHWPLTATCRAGSQERVCFQDNRSFNSDSPSIIGVPSETQTSPVERYPGRPVKAKLDCNRTRDSCDFSYCSEPSELDEAVEEYEDENTLFDMVCESSVTDEDSDFEPQTQRPQSLARKRPGIIPSSLHSSSQAQMVDECSSDVIIKKIKQEIPEDYYIVANAELTGGVDGPALSLTQMAKPKPQTHAGPSCVGSAKLIPHVTSAIGTELDPHGVSASPSVMSRPIVQKTARVSLASPNRGPPGAHGANQQVAMQMPVSTSHPNKQISIPLSALQLPGQDEQVASEEFLPHLPSQVSSCEVALSPSVNTEPEVSSSQQQPPVAPTITTEATAQCIPAYSTKLNKFPVFNINDDLNDLCTSAVSPNTTKATRYALNVWRYWCMTNGLKDHTDITKHYLQQPRHGSNLTIHRRMNR